The following coding sequences lie in one Desulfobacterales bacterium genomic window:
- the mreD gene encoding rod shape-determining protein MreD: MKYGFYAITGIGLILFQTTICPGLPFYFFCYDLLLPVVISAGIYRSPREGILGVLVLGFLMDQLSGAPFGLYITTYLWLFLAVKLARRFIHVKNLFFLVLISAVGVVMENTLMLISAFLQGTEDRMYGSIANTIVWQTVVASATAPLMVSGLEYLSGKWNRWLAVRSSGERKC; this comes from the coding sequence ATGAAATATGGCTTTTATGCGATAACCGGCATTGGGTTGATCCTTTTCCAGACGACCATCTGTCCCGGTTTGCCGTTTTATTTTTTTTGTTATGATCTGCTGTTGCCTGTAGTGATCTCTGCCGGCATATACCGATCGCCACGGGAAGGCATTCTGGGGGTTCTGGTCCTGGGGTTTTTAATGGATCAGCTTTCAGGCGCCCCTTTCGGACTTTATATCACCACGTATTTATGGCTGTTTCTGGCGGTCAAGCTGGCCCGGAGGTTTATCCATGTGAAAAACCTTTTTTTTCTGGTCTTGATATCGGCGGTCGGGGTGGTGATGGAAAACACGCTGATGCTGATCAGTGCTTTTTTACAGGGCACCGAGGATCGAATGTACGGATCCATTGCCAACACGATCGTATGGCAGACGGTGGTTGCGTCTGCAACCGCTCCGTTGATGGTATCCGGCCTTGAATATTTGTCTGGCAAATGGAACAGGTGGCTGGCCGTACGGTCTTCCGGAGAACGGAAATGTTGA
- the mreC gene encoding rod shape-determining protein MreC has product MFSKRMMMVSGIIAFMVAGIIVVSVTSTRRPDVGQGRVVLPVLGPLQKSVAQSVRFLKDIWGDYFFLVSAAEENEHLKQALSLSIEKNNQLKELALSNQRLRNLLDFKKTVQWWSIAAEVVGKDPSPWFKTIIVDKGKSDGVVSGLPVVSHEGIAGLITESSSRFSKVLLLIDQNSAIDALDQRTRARGIIQGGGNGQFKFKYVLRKHDVRTGDTVVSSGLDGAFPKGIRIGEVSAVVKGNSGIFQEVTVTPYVDFEKLEEVLILFNTPEPAAGSGQ; this is encoded by the coding sequence ATGTTTTCTAAACGGATGATGATGGTGTCCGGCATCATTGCATTCATGGTGGCGGGTATCATAGTTGTTTCGGTTACCAGTACGCGTCGTCCTGATGTCGGGCAGGGGCGCGTGGTGCTTCCTGTGCTCGGTCCACTCCAGAAGTCGGTTGCCCAGTCTGTTCGATTTTTGAAAGATATATGGGGAGATTATTTTTTCCTGGTTTCAGCGGCCGAAGAAAATGAGCACCTGAAACAGGCCTTGAGCCTCAGCATCGAGAAAAACAACCAGCTGAAGGAATTGGCGCTTTCCAATCAACGGCTCCGGAATCTGCTTGATTTTAAAAAAACGGTTCAATGGTGGTCCATTGCGGCAGAGGTGGTTGGAAAAGATCCGTCCCCGTGGTTTAAGACGATCATTGTCGACAAGGGCAAATCAGACGGCGTGGTTTCAGGGCTTCCGGTTGTCAGCCACGAGGGAATTGCCGGACTGATCACGGAATCATCGTCCCGGTTTTCGAAAGTATTGCTCCTGATCGACCAGAACAGCGCCATTGATGCACTGGACCAGAGGACCCGCGCACGGGGGATTATTCAGGGAGGCGGAAACGGGCAATTCAAATTTAAATATGTGCTGCGCAAACATGATGTCCGTACAGGGGATACGGTTGTCTCCTCCGGTCTGGACGGGGCATTTCCCAAGGGGATTCGAATCGGTGAGGTCTCTGCGGTGGTCAAGGGAAATTCCGGTATTTTCCAGGAGGTTACGGTAACCCCGTATGTGGATTTTGAAAAGCTCGAAGAGGTATTGATTCTATTTAACACGCCCGAGCCGGCCGCCGGGAGCGGGCAATGA
- a CDS encoding rod shape-determining protein, translated as MSLFFDSILGLFSNDLAIDLGTANTLVYVKGKGIVLNEPSVVAVRTDGRMKNKVLAVGLEAKNMLGRTPGNIVAIRPMRDGVIADFEVTEAMLRYFIHKVHNRRAFVRPRIVIAVPSGITQVEKRAVRESAESAGAREVFLIEEPMAAAIGAGLPITEPICNMVVDIGGGTTEVAVISLAGIVYSRSIRVAGDKMDMAIMQHIKRKYNLLIGERTAEIIKMTIATAYPDSEHLETIEVKGRDLVSGIPKILTIDSEEIRMAIAEQVDAILETVKIALEQTPPELAADIVDRGIVLTGGGGLLKNLDKLLREETGLPITVNEDPLTTVALGSGKVLDSIEILRQVVID; from the coding sequence ATGAGCCTTTTTTTTGACAGTATTTTAGGGCTGTTTTCAAACGATCTTGCCATCGATCTCGGTACGGCCAATACGCTTGTATATGTAAAAGGCAAGGGAATCGTGCTGAATGAGCCTTCGGTCGTTGCAGTTCGAACGGACGGGCGGATGAAAAACAAGGTGCTGGCTGTTGGACTGGAAGCGAAAAATATGCTGGGACGTACCCCGGGTAATATCGTGGCTATCCGGCCGATGCGTGACGGTGTTATCGCCGATTTTGAGGTAACCGAGGCCATGCTCCGGTATTTTATTCACAAGGTCCATAATCGACGGGCGTTTGTCCGGCCCAGAATCGTTATTGCGGTTCCCTCCGGGATTACGCAGGTTGAAAAGAGGGCGGTTCGTGAATCCGCGGAATCTGCCGGTGCGCGTGAGGTCTTTTTGATCGAGGAACCCATGGCTGCCGCCATTGGCGCCGGCCTTCCCATTACCGAACCGATATGTAACATGGTGGTGGATATCGGAGGCGGGACGACCGAAGTTGCGGTGATCTCACTGGCCGGGATCGTGTACAGCCGGTCCATACGGGTGGCCGGTGACAAGATGGACATGGCCATCATGCAGCATATCAAACGCAAATATAATCTTCTGATCGGTGAGCGGACCGCCGAGATTATCAAGATGACCATCGCGACGGCGTATCCGGATTCCGAACACCTCGAAACCATTGAGGTGAAGGGAAGAGATCTGGTATCCGGGATTCCTAAAATTCTGACCATTGATTCGGAAGAGATTCGAATGGCCATCGCCGAGCAGGTGGATGCCATACTGGAAACGGTGAAAATCGCTCTGGAGCAGACCCCTCCGGAACTGGCGGCGGATATTGTCGACAGGGGGATTGTGCTGACCGGCGGGGGCGGCCTGCTGAAAAATCTGGATAAACTGCTCAGAGAGGAGACCGGTCTTCCGATTACCGTGAACGAAGACCCCCTGACAACGGTTGCGCTGGGTTCAGGAAAAGTCCTGGACAGTATTGAAATCCTCAGACAGGTCGTTATTGATTAG